A genomic window from Cloacibacillus evryensis DSM 19522 includes:
- a CDS encoding polyribonucleotide nucleotidyltransferase, protein MKQTFELDLYGKKMSFEVGRLAKQANAALLAKHGDTALLVTTVLAEKAREGLDFFPLLVDYEERYYSAGKVPGGFIKREGRPSETAILSGRMIDRSIRSLFPEWMRNDVHVVATVMSVDQKNPANILGINGASLALAISDIPWDGPIGAVRIGCVNGELVVNPDEADIANSTLDLVVAGHRGGITMVEAGAKEVSEDLLVDAMELANEAVRKIVDFIDGVVAEIGKPKAQLPAPAVIEEIDDWVKENLTDEIYEAVQINQKQARGAAIAAAQQKAEDRFAESYPDSAKYIASLMDEMVKKAVRKLLVVDRKRADGRAMDELRPITCEIDILPMTHGSALFTRGETQSLGVTTLGMIGLDDQMMDGLKLDEPSKRFILHYNFPPYSVGEVRPMRGPGRREIGHGALAERSLRAVFPDDESFPYVVRQVSDILESNGSSSMASVCSGSLSMMAAGVPVKKAVAGIAMGLIADAGQVCILTDIQGLEDHYGDMDFKVAGTRDGVTALQMDNKAGGITRGILTEALSQAKKGRFQILDIMDAAIAAPRPELSPTAPKIVTFNIDPEKIRDVIGSGGKTIRGIVQQTGAKVDVEDSGRVSVAAVNDDAAQMAVKIIKDIVREVEAGETFVGTVTRMLSFGVFIEVLPGKEGLLHVSEISNYRVPTLEDAFEIGDRVLVTVKEIDDMHRVNLSRKRILDKLDELALDPEFAEQVPVEKEREERYSQFPKGGGERRDGGGRDRGDRDRGDRDRGDRRHDRPRGDGDGQGRPARRFERDRKN, encoded by the coding sequence ATGAAACAGACTTTTGAACTTGATTTATATGGGAAAAAGATGTCCTTTGAAGTGGGACGCCTCGCGAAGCAGGCAAACGCCGCGCTGCTCGCGAAACATGGAGACACGGCGCTGCTCGTGACGACCGTGCTTGCCGAGAAGGCGCGCGAGGGACTCGACTTTTTCCCTCTGCTCGTAGATTACGAAGAACGTTACTATTCCGCCGGTAAAGTTCCGGGCGGATTCATAAAGCGCGAGGGACGCCCCTCCGAGACGGCGATCCTCAGCGGACGCATGATCGACCGCTCGATCCGCTCCCTCTTCCCCGAATGGATGAGGAACGACGTGCACGTCGTAGCGACCGTCATGTCAGTAGACCAGAAAAATCCCGCGAACATCCTCGGCATCAACGGCGCTTCGCTCGCGCTCGCGATCTCCGACATCCCCTGGGACGGCCCGATAGGGGCGGTGCGCATCGGCTGCGTCAACGGAGAACTCGTCGTGAACCCGGACGAGGCCGACATCGCGAACAGCACGTTGGATCTCGTGGTAGCCGGACACAGGGGCGGCATCACGATGGTCGAGGCCGGCGCGAAAGAGGTCTCGGAAGACCTGCTCGTCGACGCCATGGAGCTCGCCAACGAAGCGGTCCGCAAGATCGTGGACTTCATCGACGGCGTCGTCGCCGAGATCGGCAAGCCGAAAGCACAGCTTCCCGCGCCCGCGGTAATTGAGGAAATAGACGATTGGGTGAAGGAAAACCTCACCGACGAAATATACGAGGCTGTACAGATCAACCAGAAGCAGGCGCGCGGCGCCGCGATCGCCGCGGCCCAGCAGAAGGCCGAGGACCGGTTTGCCGAAAGCTATCCCGACTCGGCTAAGTATATCGCCTCGCTGATGGACGAGATGGTCAAGAAAGCGGTCCGCAAGCTGCTCGTGGTAGACAGGAAGCGCGCGGACGGACGCGCGATGGACGAACTTCGCCCGATCACCTGCGAGATCGACATCCTGCCGATGACGCACGGTTCGGCGCTCTTCACGCGCGGCGAGACCCAGTCGCTCGGAGTAACCACCCTTGGAATGATAGGGCTGGACGATCAGATGATGGACGGCCTCAAGCTCGACGAACCGTCAAAGAGATTCATCCTTCATTACAACTTCCCGCCGTACTCTGTGGGCGAAGTGCGCCCGATGCGCGGTCCCGGACGCCGTGAGATAGGCCACGGAGCGCTCGCGGAGCGTTCGCTGCGCGCCGTATTCCCCGATGACGAATCATTCCCGTACGTCGTGCGCCAGGTCTCCGATATCCTGGAATCGAACGGTTCCAGCTCGATGGCCTCCGTATGCAGCGGCAGCCTTTCGATGATGGCGGCCGGCGTTCCCGTTAAAAAGGCCGTCGCCGGCATCGCGATGGGACTCATCGCCGACGCCGGGCAGGTTTGCATCCTCACCGACATTCAGGGCCTTGAAGACCACTACGGCGATATGGACTTCAAAGTCGCCGGCACGCGCGACGGCGTAACGGCGCTGCAGATGGACAACAAAGCTGGCGGCATCACCCGCGGCATACTCACGGAGGCCCTCTCGCAGGCAAAGAAGGGACGTTTCCAGATATTGGACATAATGGACGCCGCGATCGCGGCCCCGCGCCCCGAACTCTCGCCGACGGCTCCGAAGATCGTCACCTTCAATATCGATCCTGAAAAGATCCGCGACGTCATCGGCTCCGGCGGAAAGACGATCCGCGGCATAGTCCAGCAGACCGGCGCCAAGGTCGACGTCGAGGACAGCGGCAGAGTCAGCGTCGCGGCGGTCAACGACGACGCGGCCCAGATGGCCGTTAAGATCATAAAAGACATCGTCCGTGAAGTTGAGGCGGGCGAGACCTTCGTCGGCACCGTGACGAGGATGCTCTCCTTCGGCGTCTTCATCGAAGTCCTGCCCGGCAAAGAGGGGCTGCTCCACGTCAGCGAGATCAGCAACTATCGTGTGCCGACGCTGGAGGACGCCTTTGAGATCGGCGACAGGGTGCTCGTGACGGTGAAGGAGATAGACGACATGCACCGCGTCAACCTCAGCCGCAAGCGCATCCTCGATAAGCTCGACGAGCTTGCCCTAGATCCTGAATTTGCGGAGCAGGTGCCGGTGGAAAAGGAGCGCGAAGAGAGATACTCGCAGTTCCCGAAGGGCGGCGGAGAACGCCGTGACGGCGGCGGACGCGACCGCGGAGACCGCGACAGGGGAGATCGTGACCGCGGAGACCGCAGACATGACCGTCCGCGCGGCGACGGCGACGGACAGGGCCGCCCGGCGCGCCGTTTCGAGAGAGACCGCAAGAACTAA
- the dut gene encoding dUTP diphosphatase has protein sequence MEKISVKVKAADGVSLPAYATPGSSGMDIRANEAAVIKAGERGCVGTGLYLEMPEGCEAQVRPRSGLALKHGVTVLNTPGTIDSDYRGEIRVILANFGKEDFTIEPGDRIAQIVFAAVTRAELEAAPELGETERAAGGFGSTGKK, from the coding sequence ATGGAAAAGATATCCGTAAAAGTCAAGGCGGCCGATGGAGTCTCCCTTCCCGCCTACGCGACTCCCGGCTCGTCCGGGATGGACATCCGCGCCAATGAAGCCGCAGTGATAAAAGCCGGCGAACGCGGCTGTGTGGGGACGGGGCTCTACCTTGAGATGCCGGAGGGCTGCGAGGCGCAGGTGCGCCCGCGCAGCGGCCTCGCTCTCAAGCACGGTGTGACGGTGCTCAACACCCCCGGCACGATCGATTCGGATTACCGCGGCGAGATACGCGTCATCCTTGCGAACTTCGGCAAAGAAGACTTTACGATCGAGCCGGGCGACCGCATCGCGCAGATAGTCTTCGCCGCCGTGACGCGCGCGGAGCTTGAAGCCGCGCCGGAACTCGGAGAGACGGAGCGAGCCGCCGGAGGCTTCGGCAGCACGGGAAAGAAATAA
- the rpsO gene encoding 30S ribosomal protein S15: protein MIEKEKKQSIIEEYKTHDADTGSTEVQVAVLTARIRELTAHMKEHKKDFHSRRGLLIMVGKRRKLLQYLKKKDFMRYQTLIQRLGLRH from the coding sequence ATGATCGAGAAAGAGAAAAAACAGTCGATAATCGAAGAGTATAAGACCCACGACGCGGACACCGGTTCCACAGAGGTGCAGGTGGCGGTCCTCACGGCGCGTATCCGCGAGCTGACGGCCCACATGAAAGAGCACAAGAAGGACTTCCACAGCCGCCGCGGCCTTCTCATTATGGTCGGAAAGCGCCGCAAGCTTCTGCAGTACCTCAAGAAGAAGGACTTTATGCGTTATCAGACGCTCATCCAGCGCCTCGGACTGCGCCACTAA
- a CDS encoding LysR family transcriptional regulator: MDINRYIYISAVAALQNLTKAAEELHISQPALTKAIRRTEEETGVQLFERRSNSLRLTYAGERFLNGAKNLIEAKNMLDREMLQIASGQRGKISLGIHPEIAASWLPKMLPEFAVRYPDIEIEIIEATSEHFAAKILDGTMDFCIYTLPVYSDELDYEILGETPILLVSSETHPFAKDIALAENSPNKPFLLDPQRMNGERFLTITKGRGMQYVGKQIFEKHGIKVNVVLRLESSNAVSQLAASGFGMCFATFKTCEELKMKADLNPVFYTLDNPVYTRKTMIAYKKGCRLSLPARTMIEMVKRAGRQRPQRIINVDRGEKSAI, from the coding sequence TTGGACATAAACAGGTATATCTACATAAGCGCCGTCGCCGCGCTGCAAAATCTCACAAAGGCGGCGGAGGAACTTCATATATCCCAGCCCGCGCTGACGAAAGCCATCCGCAGGACAGAGGAAGAGACCGGCGTGCAGCTCTTTGAACGCAGGTCAAATTCCCTGCGCCTCACCTACGCCGGCGAGCGCTTCCTCAACGGGGCAAAAAATCTCATCGAGGCGAAAAATATGCTTGACAGGGAGATGCTCCAGATCGCCTCGGGACAGCGGGGCAAAATATCCCTGGGCATCCATCCCGAAATAGCCGCCTCATGGCTCCCCAAGATGCTGCCGGAGTTCGCCGTGAGATATCCCGACATCGAAATAGAGATAATCGAGGCCACCAGTGAACACTTCGCCGCCAAGATCCTCGACGGCACGATGGATTTCTGTATATATACGCTGCCGGTATATTCGGACGAGCTTGACTATGAAATACTCGGAGAGACGCCGATACTGCTCGTATCTTCGGAAACACACCCCTTCGCTAAGGATATCGCTCTCGCGGAAAACAGCCCCAATAAGCCCTTCCTGCTGGACCCGCAAAGAATGAACGGCGAGCGTTTCCTGACGATCACGAAGGGCCGCGGCATGCAATATGTGGGCAAGCAGATATTCGAGAAACACGGCATAAAGGTCAACGTGGTACTGCGCCTGGAAAGCAGCAACGCCGTCAGCCAGCTTGCGGCATCAGGCTTCGGAATGTGCTTCGCCACCTTCAAAACCTGCGAGGAATTAAAGATGAAGGCTGACCTCAATCCCGTCTTCTACACGCTCGACAACCCCGTATATACGAGAAAGACGATGATCGCCTATAAAAAGGGCTGCCGCCTCTCCCTTCCGGCAAGGACCATGATCGAAATGGTCAAGCGGGCCGGGAGACAAAGGCCCCAAAGGATCATCAACGTCGACCGCGGCGAAAAAAGCGCAATATAG